Proteins from a genomic interval of Quercus lobata isolate SW786 chromosome 11, ValleyOak3.0 Primary Assembly, whole genome shotgun sequence:
- the LOC115966497 gene encoding uncharacterized protein LOC115966497 encodes MDAMSHALRKAARSPFSNEIERAEMPDRFTRPPFNYYDRKTDPVEHVNHYIQMMSLHIHNDALMCKVFPSSLGPTALRWFNGLQKGSIRSFSELIQEFGVWFVTCNRVPQLVDALLSMRMRAGETLRSYTSRYWELYNEIGRDNERVAASTFRMGLPEDSGLRESLTKKPSEGMQQLMRRIEEYKRLEDDRL; translated from the coding sequence ATGGATGCCATGAGTCACGCTCTGCGAAAAGCAGCTCGGTCCCCGTTTTCGAATGAAATCGAGCGAGCCGAAATGCCGGACAGGTTTACCCGTCCACCGTTCAACTACTATGACAGGAAGACTGATCCAGTAGAACATGTTAACCATTATATTCAGATGATGTCTTTGCATATTCATAATGATGCGCTCATGTGCAAGGTATTTCCTTCGAGTTTGGGACCAACTGCTTTAAGGTGGTTTAACGGGTTACAGAAAGGATCCATACGTAGTTTCTCCGAGCTGATTCAGGAGTTCGGCGTGTGGTTTGTGACATGCAACCGAGTACCTCAACTAGTAGACGCGCTTCTCTCAATGAGAATGAGGGCGGGAGAGACCCTTCGTAGTTACACCAGCCGGTATTGGGAGCTATACAATGAGATAGGCAGGGATAACGAAAGGGTCGCAGCAAGCACATTTAGGATGGGGTTGCCCGAGGATTCTGGGCTACGAGAGTCGTTAACCAAGAAGCCTTCCGAAGGCATGCAACAACTTATGAGACGCATTGAGGAATACAAAAGATTAGAAGATGACCGGCTGTAG
- the LOC115966498 gene encoding cysteine-rich repeat secretory protein 38-like, protein MVLHSAQRVMMQTKFMGLPFAMLISKRKIAKVELLMQQTKFGHFGHIDHETWFFTKDPQNLTNCQSIRQKKSEWLTQLAGQASINPPMVLFGELDIGENNKLNGSVRRTRDFSSLDCMKCLSDSIGFVPKCCDSSKAVRLFSGTCELRFEAYYNKA, encoded by the coding sequence ATGGTTTTGCACTCGGCACAAAGGGTCATGATGCAGACAAAGTTTATGGGCTTACCATTTGCAATGTTGATATCGAAGAGAAAGATTGCCAAAGTTGAACTGCTAATGCAACAAACGAAATTCGGTCACTTTGGCCATATTGATCATGAGACATGGTTCTTCACAAAGGACCCGCAAAACTTGACTAATTGCCAATCGATTCGCCAAAAGAAAAGTGAGTGGTTGACCCAACTCGCTGGCCAAGCTTCTATAAACCCACCAATGGTTTTATTCGGAGAATTGGATATTGGTGAGAATAACAAACTCAACGGGTCAGTTCGACGCACTAGAGACTTTTCAAGCTTAGACTGTATGAAGTGCCTCAGTGATTCAATTGGGTTTGTTCCAAAATGTTGTGACTCGAGTAAAGCAGTGCGGTTGTTTAGTGGGACTTGTGAACTTAGATTTGAGGCTTACTATAACAAAGCTTAA